One Longimicrobiales bacterium DNA segment encodes these proteins:
- a CDS encoding redoxin domain-containing protein, translating to MQRLRVALMVGLVGISGCAASDEALDAMTMDEPVALGPVDGHELPGIELERVQVGQMAPDFTLAALAGDRVTLSGFQGASNIVLVFYRGHW from the coding sequence GTGCAACGACTTCGAGTCGCGCTGATGGTGGGGTTGGTGGGGATATCGGGATGCGCTGCGTCCGATGAGGCGCTAGATGCAATGACGATGGACGAACCGGTCGCGCTCGGGCCGGTCGATGGACACGAGCTGCCCGGTATCGAACTCGAACGGGTTCAGGTCGGGCAAATGGCGCCCGACTTCACGCTAGCTGCCCTCGCCGGAGATCGGGTGACACTGTCCGGCTTCCAGGGCGCAAGTAACATCGTACTGGTCTTTTACCGTGGACACTGGTGA
- a CDS encoding peroxiredoxin family protein produces the protein MAPDFTLAALAGDRVTLSGFQGASNIVLVFYRGHWUPYCAKQLGELHDILSEEQKATTTIIALSSDDESDLQMMVDRVAEENDGLMLDYTFLSDPGAGVINRYGLYNQDDPRGRAIPHPTTYVIDMEGVVRWKMTEVNYRVRPENADILTALEEIGS, from the coding sequence ATGGCGCCCGACTTCACGCTAGCTGCCCTCGCCGGAGATCGGGTGACACTGTCCGGCTTCCAGGGCGCAAGTAACATCGTACTGGTCTTTTACCGTGGACACTGGTGACCCTACTGCGCCAAGCAGCTCGGTGAGCTGCACGACATTCTCTCTGAGGAGCAGAAGGCCACTACAACGATCATCGCTCTATCATCTGATGATGAGTCGGATCTACAGATGATGGTTGATCGGGTCGCTGAAGAGAACGACGGACTGATGCTCGACTACACCTTTCTTTCGGACCCCGGAGCTGGAGTGATCAACCGCTACGGGCTCTACAACCAGGATGATCCAAGAGGCCGAGCTATTCCGCACCCGACCACCTACGTCATCGATATGGAAGGCGTCGTTCGCTGGAAGATGACCGAGGTGAACTACCGCGTTCGCCCGGAGAATGCA